The following coding sequences are from one Aliarcobacter skirrowii CCUG 10374 window:
- a CDS encoding glycosyltransferase family 9 protein: MNLLITRHDKIGDFLVSLPLFKAIKEQYPSTKLTALVSKINFDFAKSLDFIDDVILYDKSDLNKTLQDIKSKKFDVSISCFIDTSLAILLFKSRIKKRVAPATKIAQIFFNIRVKQRRSKVEKTEWQYNLDLAKAIFPDIKLDFKRPLLNLDVKKDKRVIFHAGFGGSSDGNLSLDDYLSLARSIKDSEYEVVFSFGPDDEKSKEYIESKLDFKATIYNSKGTLLEFTKYIASSTLFVSTSTGPMHLAGATNSKTLSFFGDSLFASSKRWATISDEKYQNNFMLNKNYSKDDYIKIENCLKEILDVK; this comes from the coding sequence TTGAATCTTTTAATCACAAGACACGATAAAATAGGTGATTTTTTAGTTAGTTTACCTCTTTTTAAAGCTATAAAAGAGCAATACCCATCTACAAAATTAACAGCCCTTGTATCTAAAATCAATTTTGATTTTGCAAAGAGTTTAGATTTTATAGATGATGTGATTTTATATGATAAAAGTGATTTAAATAAGACTCTACAAGATATAAAATCAAAAAAGTTTGATGTATCAATATCTTGTTTTATAGATACCTCTTTGGCAATTTTATTATTTAAAAGTAGAATCAAAAAAAGAGTTGCACCTGCCACAAAAATTGCACAAATATTTTTTAATATTAGAGTTAAACAAAGAAGAAGCAAGGTAGAAAAAACAGAGTGGCAATATAATCTTGATTTGGCAAAAGCTATTTTTCCTGATATAAAACTAGATTTTAAAAGACCACTTTTAAATCTTGATGTAAAAAAAGATAAAAGAGTAATTTTTCATGCTGGTTTTGGTGGAAGTAGCGATGGAAATTTGAGCTTAGATGATTATTTGAGTTTAGCAAGAAGTATTAAAGATAGTGAGTATGAAGTAGTTTTCTCTTTTGGACCTGATGATGAAAAATCAAAAGAGTATATTGAGTCAAAACTAGATTTCAAAGCTACAATTTATAACTCAAAAGGTACTTTGCTTGAATTTACAAAATATATTGCATCTTCAACTCTTTTTGTAAGCACTTCAACAGGACCTATGCATCTTGCAGGTGCAACAAACTCAAAAACTTTATCATTTTTTGGAGATAGTTTATTTGCAAGTAGTAAAAGATGGGCAACTATAAGTGATGAAAAATATCAAAATAATTTTATGCTAAATAAAAACTATTCAAAAGATGATTACATCAAAATAGAAAATTGTTTAAAAGAGATTTTAGATGTCAAATAA
- a CDS encoding LTA synthase family protein has product MFKNRYTQTFTAIILSLLILSSLRIFFYFKYQYFFEDLTFYETFISFIFGLRVDIITLFTFVGIFILLLLLPFKFTFNIYYRVFLAILWSLVFISILALCIADIIYFEFSQRHVSNELLSLADDMNIIFDMAFGSLIYYTITSFIIFILLTLLFVKIFKSPLKNQFLRKRDYFYFFLIILMLFAGIRNSFERKSFGIVDAYAVSKTSSGVLAINGFYSFYRTLGVYQGGKRINLMNFEEAQSIAKEFLKSDKFIFINDDYPAQRALKTKENKNQYNIVIVLLESWGAEHIDGFTKYKELNVTPYFKKLSNEGLKYTNFYANGYRSIYGITSVYTGITLPAGFQYLGNGLELTNLSYLGQIAKQNGYSTIAAQSSNRRSYRVDSVSLLAGFDQFYGAEDMPNVEAVDEGREPDTGTYDYNMFSFMHQKLNTIQEPFLTFMFTSTNHSDFHLPSAKFERYPHDLKNYYGYLNSLIYVDNAIERFIEGVKKEPWFDNTIFIFTSDHGSGNALGNIAKDLRPDDKIVSNIEGYRIPLLIYAPKIFKPKEIDILGSQNDIKPTIIDILGFENSFSSMGNSLFDESSKNRFVYTFGGDQIGLITEDCYIMFNYKDTTNSSCKDELKTKLEKELKAIDSFESYLLDKNRWLNIKE; this is encoded by the coding sequence ATGTTTAAGAATAGATATACGCAAACTTTTACAGCAATTATTTTATCTTTGCTTATACTATCTTCTCTTAGAATCTTTTTCTATTTTAAATATCAATATTTTTTTGAAGATTTAACATTTTATGAGACATTTATATCTTTTATATTTGGTTTAAGAGTTGATATTATTACTCTTTTTACATTTGTTGGAATATTTATTTTACTTCTTCTTTTACCCTTTAAATTTACATTTAATATTTATTATAGAGTTTTTTTAGCTATTTTATGGAGTTTAGTTTTTATCTCTATTTTAGCTCTATGTATAGCAGATATTATATATTTTGAGTTTAGTCAAAGACATGTTTCAAATGAACTTTTGAGCTTAGCAGATGATATGAATATAATATTTGATATGGCTTTTGGTTCACTAATTTACTACACTATCACATCGTTTATTATATTTATTCTACTTACTCTTTTATTTGTTAAAATTTTTAAATCGCCTTTGAAAAATCAATTTTTAAGAAAAAGAGACTATTTTTACTTTTTTTTAATTATTCTTATGTTGTTTGCAGGAATTAGAAATAGTTTTGAGAGAAAATCATTTGGAATTGTAGATGCTTATGCTGTTTCAAAAACTAGCTCAGGAGTTTTAGCTATAAATGGTTTTTACTCATTTTATAGAACTTTAGGTGTTTATCAAGGTGGCAAGAGAATAAACTTAATGAATTTTGAAGAAGCACAATCAATCGCAAAAGAGTTTTTAAAAAGTGATAAATTTATTTTTATAAATGATGATTATCCAGCACAAAGAGCTTTAAAAACAAAAGAGAATAAAAATCAATACAATATTGTTATTGTTTTGCTTGAGTCTTGGGGTGCTGAACATATTGATGGGTTTACAAAATATAAAGAGTTAAATGTAACACCATATTTCAAAAAGCTCTCAAATGAAGGACTTAAATATACAAATTTCTATGCAAATGGTTATAGATCTATTTATGGAATAACATCAGTTTATACAGGAATAACTTTACCAGCTGGATTTCAATATTTAGGAAATGGTTTAGAACTTACAAACTTAAGCTATTTAGGACAAATAGCAAAACAAAATGGATACTCTACAATTGCAGCACAAAGTTCAAATAGAAGATCATATAGAGTAGATTCTGTTTCATTATTGGCTGGTTTTGATCAGTTTTATGGAGCTGAAGATATGCCAAATGTTGAAGCTGTTGATGAAGGAAGAGAGCCAGATACAGGAACTTATGATTATAATATGTTTAGCTTTATGCATCAAAAATTAAACACTATACAAGAGCCTTTTTTAACTTTTATGTTTACTTCTACAAATCATAGCGATTTTCATCTTCCAAGTGCTAAATTTGAGAGATATCCTCACGATTTAAAGAACTATTATGGATATTTAAATAGTTTAATCTATGTTGATAATGCAATAGAGAGATTTATAGAAGGTGTTAAAAAAGAGCCTTGGTTTGATAATACTATTTTTATATTTACATCAGATCATGGAAGTGGGAATGCTTTGGGAAATATAGCAAAAGATTTAAGACCTGACGATAAGATAGTTTCTAATATAGAAGGTTATAGAATTCCACTTTTAATCTATGCACCAAAGATTTTTAAACCAAAAGAGATTGATATTTTAGGTTCTCAAAATGATATTAAACCTACAATCATTGATATATTAGGGTTTGAAAATAGCTTTAGTTCAATGGGTAACTCTTTATTTGATGAGAGTTCTAAAAATAGATTTGTTTATACATTTGGTGGGGATCAAATAGGTCTTATCACAGAAGATTGCTATATTATGTTTAACTATAAAGATACTACAAATTCTAGTTGTAAAGATGAGTTAAAAACTAAATTAGAAAAAGAGCTAAAAGCTATTGATAGTTTTGAATCATACCTTTTAGATAAAAATAGATGGCTAAACATAAAAGAATAA